The window TCCCCTTGTCCAACAGCGCGCGCACGGTGTCCGGGTCGCGGAGACCGCCGCCGAATTGGACGACGATGTTGACCGCGTCCTTGATCCGATGGACCAAGTCGAGGTTGGCGGCGTGACCGGTGAAAGCGCCGTCCAAATCGACGACGTGCAATCGCTGGGCCCCGAGCGAAACCCAGTGCTTGGCCATTTCCACCGGGTCGGTGGAATAAACCGTTTGTTGCTTGGGATCGCCGTGGATCAAGCGCACCACGGACCCCGCCTTGATGTCGATCGCCGGTATCACGAGCATGTCATCCTCCCCGAGTCGAACGTTGTGAAGCGAGCAGCCCCCGAAGAAACGCGAGGCCCGCGGCCCCGCTTTTTTCCGGGTGGAATTGGGTCGCCGACACCCGGTCGCGGGCGACGGCCGAACAAAACGGTTTTTCATGCACCGTGCGCGTCCAGACGTCCCGCCGATCCGCGGGCACCGGATAATACGAATGGACGAAATAGTAATGGGCCGGACGGAACCAGTCGCGCCCGATCCCCCCGGGGCGCGCCACGGCGCGGTTCCACCCCATGTGCGGCACTTTGGTGCTTTTCCGCGCGGGGCGGAATTTGACCACCCGGCCCGGCAGGACGCCAAGCCCCTTCACGCCGGGGGCCTCCTCGCTCGATTCGAACAGCAACTGCAGGCCGAGGCAAATGCCGAAGTAGGGACGGCCGCCGCCGATCCACTCCTTTAGGAACCGGTCCACGCCCCGCCGCCGCAACACGCGGGCGGCGGCGTCAAAGGCCCCGACCCCGGGCACGACCAGCAAATCGGCCTTTTCAAGACGGCGCGGCTCCTCGGACACGAAGGCCCGCGCCCCGGCGGCGTCGAAGGCCTTCTCGACCGACCGCAGGTTGCCCATGGCGTAATCGAGGACGCCGACGGTCGTTTTCAATCGACGAGCGTTCCTTTGGTGGAGGGCACGGTCGCCGCGCGGCGCGGATCCACGGCGACGGCCTGCGCCAGGGCGCGACCGAAACCCTTGAAAAGCGATTCGGCGATGTGATGGTTGTTCCGTCCCTGAAGCAGTTTCATGTGCAAGTTCATCCGCGCGCTCATGGCGATGGCCTGAAAAAAGTCGTCGAACAATTCGAACGCGAAGGGCGGCTTGTTTTGAACCGTGAACTTCACTTTAAAATCGAAATAGGGCCGGCCCGAGAGGTCGAGGGCGATGTAGGAAAGCGTTTCGTCCATGGGCGTCAGGGCGCGGCCGACCCCGCGGCCGTCCGGGCGCAGGGCCTGGCCGTAGCGGACGATTCCCCGTTTATCGCCCAAGGCGGCCGCCAACACCTCGCCGAAGGTCAAGCCGATGTCCTCGACCAAATGGTGGTCGTCGATGTGTGTGTCGCCTTTGGCTTTGAGGGTCAGGTCAAAGTTGCCGTGTTTGGCGAACAGCTCCAGCATGTGGTCCAAAAAGGGCAGCGTGGTCGACACGCGGTAACGCCCCCGACCGTCCAGCCCCAAGGCCAGGTCGACGGTGGTTTCCTTTGTCGCGCGTTTTTTCCGGGCGGTGCGATTCATGACGAAAACCTCACTTCCAAGGACCGGGCGTGGTGCGCCAACCCCTCCGCCTCCGCGAAGAGCGCCGCGTCCGTCGCGGCGCGCCGCAACGCGGGGCGGGAGAAAGCGATGACGCTCGTCCGTTTTAAAAAGGTCTGCACCGAGAGCCCCGAGGCGAACCGGGCCGAACGGCCCGTGGGCAAGACGTGCGAGGGTCCCGCCCAATAATCCCCGACGGCCACCGGCGACCACGGCCCCAGGAACGCCGCGCCGGCGTTGGGAATTTTCTCCAAAAGGGCGGCGGGGTTTCGCACCGCCAGCGACAAATGCTCGGGGGCCCGCCGCGAGGCCGCCCGAGCGGCCGCCGCGAGGGTGGGGACTTTCACAAAATCGCACTGGGCGCGGAACCCCGGCGCCACGGCGGCACGGATGGCCGCCAGGGCGCGCCCGTCGGTGGAAATCAACACCGCCCGCGCCAGGGGGTCGTGTTCGGCCTGGGCCATCAAATCCGCTGCGACATACGCCGCCGGCACGGACCCGTCGGCCACCACCGCGATTTCGCTGGGGCCCGCCAGCATGTCGATGCCCACGGCGCCGAACACCTGGCGCTTGGCCTCGGTCACCCAGGCCCCGCCCGGACCGGCGATCAAATCCACCGCGGGGACCGTGGCCGTGCCGAAGGCCAGGGCCCCGATGGCGGCGACGCCCCCGATGCGGTAAATCTCGTGCACCCCGGCCAGGGCGCAGGCCGCTAGCACCTCGGGCGTCAAGTGGCGCGGCGGCGTGGCGACGACTATCCGGGGCACGCCGGCGACGGCGGCCGGAATGGCCGTCATCAACACCGTCGATGGGTAAGCGAAGCGCCCCCCCGGCACGTAGAGACCGGCGGAGGCCACCGGGCGGACGTCCTGGCCCAGGGTGCGACCCCCGGCCGTGACGCGCCAGGAGCGGGCTCCGTGACGTTTTTCGGCCTCGTGAAAAAATCGAATGTTTCCGGCCGCCCCTTCAAGGGCGCGCCGCCGGTCGCGGGGCAAGCCCCGCAGGGCCCGGCGCGGGGCGTCGGCGGTCACGCGCCACGCCCGGGGCCCCAGGGCGAGCCCGTCAAAACGGCGCAACAACACCGCCACGGCGCGGTCCCCCCGCCGACGGATGTCTTCCAAGTAACGGGCCACGGTGTTTTTCACGGGAAAATTATATCAAATGGGAAAATACGTCCGTCGGAAGTCAGACGTCGGCCCGCGACAAGTGGCGGTGCCCCCACACCAAGGGCAGGAAGAAGGCCAGAAGGTTCAAAAGGGCCATAACCGCGAGGACCGCCGCCACGACCGGCCCGGACCACAGGGACCGCCCCACCACGGCTGAAAAATAATGCATGCGCATCAAAACCGCCTCCAGGGCCAGCGTCAAGGCCACGTACAGGAGCCCCGTGACCATAAACAGCACGCCCCCGGCGGAGGTTTGAATTTGCGCCACGTTTTCCACACCGAACCGGGGAAACAAGGCGCCGAAACCCACGCCCATGCCCGCGAGCGTCACCGCCATGACGAGCACCGTGAGGTTGGACAGCCGGGTCACGAAGGGATCCACGCCGAGAAAATGGTTCGACACACCCACCAGCACCACGCCCAAAACCGCGATGGGCGCCACCCCACCCAAAAATTTGCTCCAGAGTATTTCCCAGAGGCTCAGCGGCGCCGACCGCAGGGCCCACCAGGATCGGCCCTCCAGGCTGACGGCGGGAAACACGAACCGCAGGGCCACCGAGGCCAAAACGAATCCCGTCATCCCGATGTTCAGGAAGGACACCAGCCCTTTCAGGAACCGGGAATCCAAAGGAAGCTTGTGGATGCTCAGGAGATAAACGGCGGCCACCGAGGCCAGCATCAAGAGCTGGGACCATTGGTTGGGGTCCCGAAAAAAAACGGCCAGATCCTTGCCCAGGATCGCCCGAAACCGCGTTCCAAAAAAACCGGGCACCCCCCGCCACTCCGCGCCGAGGGGGCGGCGCTTTTTCCGTCGGTCGCATTCCTGGGCCGCGACCCATCCGGCGTAGTACGACCGCTCCCCCGCCGCGACGAGAAGCGCGAAGGCCAGCGCGGCCGCGAACACCAGCGCGGCGCCGTAAAACACCGCCTCCCGAGCCGAACCGTTCAGAAACGCCGCCACCGCCTGGGCGTACCAGGTCGAAGGCAACCAGGGGGACGACGGCGCCTCAAGCAGGGCGATGTATTCCAGGGTCGCGGACATGGTGTCCGCCCGTAAAAACTTCGCCGGGGCCAACCACCGGACCCACAGAAAGAGCCCCGTGCAGATCCCCATCGCGACGGCCAGCATGATGTCGCGGACCCGCCGGGCGGGAAACACCCGCATGAGGCCCAGGGACAGGCCGATCCCGCCCGCGCTCGCCAACCACGCAAAGGGCATTCCCAAAACCGCGAGCAATAAATAAAAACCGGCCCCCTGCCCCGTCACCCGGCCGTAGGCCGCCAGGAAGGGGAGCAGAGCCAAAACCATCATCCAGGAAGAGAAAACGGCGGTTTCGAGGGATTTGAAGGCGAACAGCGTGCGGTGGGGCAGAGGCGTGTGGACCAGGAGCGCCAGATCCCGTGCGAAAAAAAGCGTCGTGAAAGACGTGATGGTGGCGGAAAAGAGGATCATGAAAAACGCGGTCAGAAGGGCCATCGACAGGATCTTGACCAAAAGAAGCGGCCCCGCCAATTCCACCCCGTGGACCGCCCGCAGGAATCGCAACGCGCCCCAATGGAGGAAAACAAAAAACAAAATGCCCAGGGCGGCAAAGGCCGCCGCCTTCCATCGTTCCGGGCCCGTGCTGCGAACGATCCGGTTTTTCAGTTTCAGAAATTGGATTTTGAGAAGGAGGATCAATCGAGGGCGCGCAAAAGGTCTTTGTCACGGTCG of the Elusimicrobiota bacterium genome contains:
- the hisH gene encoding imidazole glycerol phosphate synthase subunit HisH; the encoded protein is MGNLRSVEKAFDAAGARAFVSEEPRRLEKADLLVVPGVGAFDAAARVLRRRGVDRFLKEWIGGGRPYFGICLGLQLLFESSEEAPGVKGLGVLPGRVVKFRPARKSTKVPHMGWNRAVARPGGIGRDWFRPAHYYFVHSYYPVPADRRDVWTRTVHEKPFCSAVARDRVSATQFHPEKSGAAGLAFLRGLLASQRSTRGG
- the hisB gene encoding imidazoleglycerol-phosphate dehydratase HisB — its product is MNRTARKKRATKETTVDLALGLDGRGRYRVSTTLPFLDHMLELFAKHGNFDLTLKAKGDTHIDDHHLVEDIGLTFGEVLAAALGDKRGIVRYGQALRPDGRGVGRALTPMDETLSYIALDLSGRPYFDFKVKFTVQNKPPFAFELFDDFFQAIAMSARMNLHMKLLQGRNNHHIAESLFKGFGRALAQAVAVDPRRAATVPSTKGTLVD
- the hisD gene encoding histidinol dehydrogenase, with translation MKNTVARYLEDIRRRGDRAVAVLLRRFDGLALGPRAWRVTADAPRRALRGLPRDRRRALEGAAGNIRFFHEAEKRHGARSWRVTAGGRTLGQDVRPVASAGLYVPGGRFAYPSTVLMTAIPAAVAGVPRIVVATPPRHLTPEVLAACALAGVHEIYRIGGVAAIGALAFGTATVPAVDLIAGPGGAWVTEAKRQVFGAVGIDMLAGPSEIAVVADGSVPAAYVAADLMAQAEHDPLARAVLISTDGRALAAIRAAVAPGFRAQCDFVKVPTLAAAARAASRRAPEHLSLAVRNPAALLEKIPNAGAAFLGPWSPVAVGDYWAGPSHVLPTGRSARFASGLSVQTFLKRTSVIAFSRPALRRAATDAALFAEAEGLAHHARSLEVRFSS